The Candidatus Desulfatibia profunda nucleotide sequence TGAAAAGAGGTGTCAAAAAACAGCGTTCATTAACTCAGAAGATATATTTGAGCTTTAAAGATGTCGGAGCTTCCATAGACGTTATTGTAGCTGATTTAGATAAGTATGAGCATCTAAAGACGGATCCCTACCTGATTTATTCCGAAGCTGATAAGAATGGAAGGATGGTTTATGAAAAATCTTGATAAGGCAAATGAGTGGTTGCAAAGGGCAAAAAGCAACATGGCGCGCGCAAAGGCGGGCAGGGTTTCACCTGACATACTTTATGAAGACCTTTGCTATGATGCCCAGCAGGCTGTGGAAAAAGCTTTTAAATCAGTATGCATTATTCACGAGATCGTTTTTCCTAAAACCCACGATATTGCTTATCTCATTGAGCTATTGGAAAAAGGCGGCGTGGAAGTGCCCGAAAATTTGCAAAATGCAAAAATATTAACAGGTTATGCCGTTGAAACCCGTTATCCGGGGGACTATGAACCGGTGGATGAAGAGGACCTTAGAAAAGCAATCGAGATTGCAAAAGAGGTTCTGAAGTGGGTGAAAAAGGAAATGGACGAAGGTCAACGTCCTCCTGATCCTTAGAAAAGTCTTTTTGAGTGAAGGTAAATTGTTGATATAGGAATGTTGTTTTGATCGCTGTTTCCACGAGCAGGAAAGTCCTGAATTTGCTCTTTGGCAGGTATTCTGGTACCTCATTTTGAAGAATATCAGGAATTGACTAATGACGAAAAGTGCATCATATAATACACAGTGAAATAAAGGTGTTATAAAATGCTTATCTTATTCTCTCTCCCCTGTCGAAGATTCCAACTTGGTGGGGGTGGGTTAGAACCCGCCCCGCACTTGATGCGAGGGGGAAAGCAGAAAACGTGAAATTGATGATCGGAAAATCTATATATCTGCCGGTGGTTTTATATGTTGGGCCATCAATCTCAAAGAAAGAAGCAGGCAAAGTTATTCCACACGGACGGCTAAAAAGCGGCGGCCTTTTGAAAGATGGCAGGCTTTAAAAAAACATGTGAGCATATTGGAACAGCTCGCTATTTACCCGCTGCCGGTGAAAAATGAAGACCCGACCCCCGAGCCCTTCTTTTTGCCTGAATTTATTTTTTGATGGAACAGGCCGCATTTTGAGTTTAATCAATATCGTCAACAAGATAAAATGGAACTTATACCTATCCTGAGCGTTTCAAATTGTGACATGATAAGATGTCTAAAATATTTGCTTTTGAAGCGAATAAAGGGTATAATCGCTTCAGAATATGAATCGAAAATAAGGCTGCAATGCGTTATATATGGCAAAATGCAAATTGGGCGGAATTCACATGGAACAGTGATGCACTGGTTCAACCGCTTGGCCGGACGCGGCTGCGCCAGGGCGGCTTGCTGAGTAAAGTGGACGTCTTGGGCTTGAAATTTAGCAGCGAAGCCAGAGCGGAAATTCTGATTGAAGAAACCGTAAAAACTGCTGCGATTGAAGGCCAGACCTTGAACAGGGATTCGGTCAGATCTTCGGTGGCAAGGCGTCTGGGATTGTCGACAGCCGGTTTGCCG carries:
- a CDS encoding nucleotidyltransferase domain-containing protein, whose amino-acid sequence is MNDSLEKAIKTIVKVAEPDKIILFGSHARGDDKPGSDYDLLVLKRGVKKQRSLTQKIYLSFKDVGASIDVIVADLDKYEHLKTDPYLIYSEADKNGRMVYEKS
- a CDS encoding HEPN domain-containing protein; its protein translation is MKNLDKANEWLQRAKSNMARAKAGRVSPDILYEDLCYDAQQAVEKAFKSVCIIHEIVFPKTHDIAYLIELLEKGGVEVPENLQNAKILTGYAVETRYPGDYEPVDEEDLRKAIEIAKEVLKWVKKEMDEGQRPPDP